The following proteins are encoded in a genomic region of Gimesia algae:
- a CDS encoding transketolase yields MAAQANALSLEELKEKGKVLRRLIIRMTTEAGSGHPSSSLSAVEVVNALWFGGFMKYDPENPTWEARDRFILSKGHAVPVLYAAMAEAGYFSEDDVMTLRKLGSPFEGHPNMKRLPGIEASTGSLGQGLSLGIGQALGARLNDNGSNVFVVIGDGEMGEGQVWEALAAAEKYKLGNLTAIIDQNGYQQTGATHDVLDLGSFEEKIAAFGWYVQTIEGNDQAAVVEALENAANVTDRPKAIISKTKKGYGILPILEETGDVNYHGKPLSPELAEKALAFLA; encoded by the coding sequence GTGGCTGCTCAAGCAAATGCCTTATCATTGGAAGAGTTGAAGGAAAAAGGTAAAGTCCTTCGTCGTCTGATCATCCGTATGACCACTGAAGCCGGCAGCGGACATCCCAGCAGCAGTCTGTCTGCTGTGGAAGTTGTGAACGCACTCTGGTTTGGTGGTTTCATGAAATATGATCCCGAAAACCCGACCTGGGAAGCCCGTGATCGATTCATTCTGAGTAAAGGCCACGCCGTTCCCGTGCTGTACGCAGCTATGGCAGAAGCAGGTTACTTCTCTGAAGACGATGTGATGACCCTCCGCAAACTGGGCAGCCCGTTTGAAGGTCACCCTAACATGAAACGTCTGCCCGGGATTGAAGCCTCGACAGGCTCACTGGGGCAGGGACTTTCACTGGGAATCGGGCAGGCCCTCGGCGCACGTTTGAACGACAATGGTTCCAACGTCTTCGTCGTCATCGGTGACGGGGAAATGGGAGAAGGCCAGGTCTGGGAAGCATTAGCGGCTGCCGAAAAGTACAAACTGGGCAACCTGACTGCCATCATCGATCAGAACGGATATCAGCAGACCGGCGCGACTCATGATGTACTCGATCTGGGATCCTTTGAAGAAAAAATTGCCGCTTTTGGCTGGTACGTACAGACAATTGAAGGCAACGACCAGGCAGCGGTAGTGGAAGCCCTGGAAAATGCAGCCAACGTCACAGATCGTCCCAAAGCAATTATTTCAAAGACGAAAAAAGGGTATGGAATTCTTCCGATCCTGGAAGAGACCGGCGATGTGAACTATCACGGTAAGCCGCTTTCACCGGAACTGGCAGAAAAAGCTCTGGCGTTTCTTGCTTAG
- a CDS encoding 2-oxoacid:ferredoxin oxidoreductase subunit beta produces MSVDIPLPVLSPKDFASDQEIRWCPRCGDYSILAQMKKVLPTLGIPKEKFVFVSGIGCSSRFPYYMDTYGMHSIHGRAPAIATGVKLANPDLQVWVITGDGDSLSIGGNHFMHVLRRNVDLKVIMFNNQIYGLTKGQYSPTSPTGTKTKSTPFGSVDRPLNPLSVAIGARATFVARSVDVDVKHLASILERAAHHKGSAFVEVYQDCNVFNSGAFAFASKKGEKEENVIFLEHGKPLIFGKNRDKGVRLNSHDQPEVVELGKGVTEDDLLFHDEKSEDMNLAFLLASMRYPEMPEPMGVFRAVDQPTYNEAVYQQVEAATERNGEGDLEALFNTGDTWTV; encoded by the coding sequence ATGAGCGTTGATATCCCACTACCTGTCCTCTCGCCAAAAGATTTTGCCAGTGATCAGGAAATTCGCTGGTGCCCACGCTGCGGTGATTACTCCATTCTCGCCCAGATGAAAAAAGTCCTGCCGACTTTGGGTATTCCTAAAGAGAAGTTCGTGTTCGTTTCCGGGATTGGCTGCTCCAGCCGTTTTCCGTATTACATGGACACTTACGGCATGCATAGTATTCACGGACGGGCTCCTGCGATTGCGACCGGCGTCAAACTGGCGAACCCCGATCTGCAGGTCTGGGTGATCACCGGTGATGGTGATTCGCTGTCGATTGGCGGGAATCACTTCATGCACGTACTGCGTCGCAACGTGGATCTCAAAGTGATTATGTTCAATAATCAGATTTACGGTTTGACCAAGGGTCAGTACTCGCCTACCAGTCCTACGGGAACCAAAACGAAAAGTACGCCCTTCGGTTCGGTCGACCGTCCCTTGAATCCACTGTCGGTTGCCATCGGTGCCCGGGCCACATTCGTCGCCCGCTCTGTCGATGTCGATGTGAAGCACCTGGCCAGCATACTGGAGCGTGCCGCACATCACAAAGGGTCTGCTTTCGTGGAAGTCTACCAGGACTGTAATGTGTTCAACTCCGGTGCGTTTGCATTTGCCTCCAAAAAAGGGGAAAAGGAAGAGAATGTGATTTTCCTCGAGCATGGCAAGCCATTGATCTTTGGTAAAAATCGCGATAAAGGCGTTCGCCTCAACAGTCACGACCAGCCGGAAGTGGTCGAACTGGGTAAAGGAGTCACGGAAGACGATCTGCTGTTCCACGATGAAAAGTCAGAAGATATGAACCTGGCGTTTCTGCTGGCCAGCATGCGGTATCCGGAAATGCCGGAACCGATGGGTGTCTTCCGAGCCGTTGATCAGCCCACCTACAACGAAGCCGTCTATCAGCAGGTGGAGGCTGCCACCGAACGTAACGGCGAAGGAGATCTGGAAGCACTGTTTAACACCGGTGATACCTGGACCGTGTAA
- a CDS encoding 2-oxoacid:acceptor oxidoreductase subunit alpha encodes MSTTDVSGANGKISEQLDAVVIRFCGDSGDGMQLAGTQFTNVSAVFGNDVKTLPDFPAEIRAPAGTLGGVSGFQICFSSSDIFTPGDEVDTLVAMNPAALKTNVADLKRGGTLIVNEDAFEKSNLSKAGYDSNPLDDEEALAAYQLQKVPMTSLTRDAVAELGLSPREAERCKNFFAMGLVYWLYQRDATPTEEWVKSKFAKKPELVEANLKALHAGYNYGITTEAITVHYRVDPADLPPGNYRKVTGNEALAFGFVTAAKLAGKQLFYSGYPITPASDILHELSKLKNFNVVTFQAEDEIAAITSVVGAAFAGDLAITASSGPGIALKGEGMGLAAIMELPLVVVDVQRGGPSTGLPTKTEQSDLYMCMFGRNGDCPMPLIAPATPADCFEMAQEALRIAVEFMTPVLLLSDGYIANGAEPWKIPDVSSLKPIPIVQKNTQTDGEFMPYLRNEKKTRPWVIPGTPGCEHRVGGLEKSDVTGNVNYSPENHQFMTTLRAEKIAGIADFIPEQTVEGPESGDLLVISWGGTYGAVRTAVKQSVQEGLSVAHAHIRYLNPFPKNLGDLIKRYKKVLIPELNTGQLRMIIRGTYLADAVGLNKVQGKPFLISEVKQKIREMLDEK; translated from the coding sequence ATGTCGACCACTGATGTGTCTGGTGCTAATGGCAAGATCAGCGAACAACTGGATGCTGTTGTTATTCGTTTTTGTGGTGATAGTGGCGATGGAATGCAGCTGGCCGGCACGCAGTTCACGAATGTGTCTGCTGTCTTCGGTAACGATGTGAAAACATTACCTGACTTCCCCGCAGAAATCCGCGCACCCGCCGGTACGCTGGGGGGAGTGAGTGGCTTCCAGATCTGTTTCTCAAGCAGCGATATTTTCACACCCGGTGACGAAGTCGATACACTGGTTGCCATGAACCCTGCTGCCTTGAAAACCAACGTGGCAGACCTGAAACGTGGCGGTACGCTGATCGTCAATGAAGACGCCTTTGAAAAAAGCAACTTGTCGAAAGCCGGCTACGACAGTAATCCGCTCGACGACGAAGAAGCACTGGCTGCCTACCAGCTTCAGAAAGTGCCCATGACCAGCCTGACGCGTGATGCTGTCGCGGAACTGGGACTCTCACCACGCGAAGCCGAACGCTGCAAAAACTTTTTCGCGATGGGCCTGGTGTACTGGCTCTATCAGCGTGATGCCACACCGACCGAAGAATGGGTCAAATCCAAATTCGCCAAGAAACCCGAACTGGTAGAAGCGAACCTCAAAGCGTTGCACGCCGGTTATAACTATGGCATCACTACCGAAGCGATTACCGTGCATTACCGCGTTGATCCCGCGGATCTGCCACCGGGTAATTACCGCAAGGTGACCGGCAACGAAGCACTGGCATTCGGCTTTGTGACGGCAGCCAAACTGGCTGGCAAGCAACTCTTCTACAGCGGTTATCCAATTACTCCCGCCAGTGACATTTTGCACGAACTTTCCAAACTGAAAAATTTCAACGTGGTCACCTTTCAGGCGGAAGATGAAATCGCCGCGATTACCAGTGTCGTTGGTGCTGCTTTCGCCGGCGATCTGGCGATTACCGCCAGCAGTGGTCCCGGCATCGCTTTAAAAGGTGAAGGTATGGGACTGGCTGCGATTATGGAATTGCCGCTGGTTGTGGTTGATGTACAACGCGGCGGACCCAGCACGGGTCTACCTACCAAAACAGAGCAGTCGGACCTGTATATGTGCATGTTCGGCCGCAACGGTGACTGCCCGATGCCTCTCATCGCACCTGCGACACCAGCAGACTGCTTCGAGATGGCACAGGAAGCACTGCGGATCGCGGTGGAATTCATGACGCCCGTACTCTTACTCAGCGATGGTTATATCGCCAACGGTGCCGAGCCCTGGAAAATTCCTGATGTCTCGTCACTCAAACCAATTCCGATCGTCCAGAAAAATACGCAAACGGATGGGGAATTCATGCCCTACCTGCGGAATGAAAAGAAAACTCGTCCGTGGGTCATTCCCGGCACACCCGGCTGCGAACATCGTGTCGGCGGTCTGGAAAAATCGGACGTGACCGGCAACGTGAATTACTCACCCGAAAATCACCAGTTCATGACGACACTCCGGGCAGAAAAAATTGCCGGGATTGCCGACTTCATTCCCGAACAGACCGTCGAAGGTCCTGAATCCGGCGACCTGCTGGTGATCAGCTGGGGGGGGACTTACGGTGCGGTCCGCACAGCGGTGAAACAGTCGGTTCAGGAAGGTTTGTCGGTGGCGCATGCCCATATCCGCTATCTGAATCCGTTCCCGAAAAATCTGGGCGATCTGATCAAGCGATATAAGAAAGTCCTGATTCCCGAGTTGAATACCGGACAATTACGTATGATCATTCGCGGTACTTATCTGGCTGATGCGGTTGGCCTGAATAAGGTCCAGGGTAAGCCATTCCTGATCAGTGAAGTCAAACAGAAAATCAGAGAGATGCTTGACGAGAAATAA
- a CDS encoding GNAT family N-acetyltransferase, translated as MTEFRAFHNTDPPQLLKLWHTAGLGRGAAECLSNDAFEVLIFSQPYFDPDGLIIAEENGERVGFILAGFGANEAGSALDYAKGVICAVIVHPDHRRQGIGRELVRRAVEYLKSKGATDITAGPSGQRSPYLVGLYGGTRPSGFLLSDPLADPFFKSLGYESIGSTRIYQRDLLGQKPPIKFHLVTIRRKMQLNISDDFQAPNWWWLTRLGRLETLHFELASKTGEPAVASATIVGLDLYIPKWEERVIGLTDVFVKQEERGKGYGQSLLLEIARRLQDELITKLELHVDETNTVAWNVAEAVGYYQVDTGIVYQLVSR; from the coding sequence GTGACTGAGTTTCGCGCGTTTCATAATACTGACCCACCGCAGCTGCTGAAATTATGGCATACTGCAGGACTGGGTAGAGGAGCCGCGGAATGTCTCAGCAACGATGCCTTCGAAGTTTTGATTTTCTCACAACCCTACTTCGATCCCGATGGTCTGATCATTGCGGAAGAGAACGGCGAGAGGGTCGGGTTTATTCTTGCCGGTTTTGGAGCCAATGAGGCAGGCTCGGCGCTGGATTATGCCAAAGGCGTGATTTGTGCTGTTATTGTGCACCCGGATCACCGTCGCCAGGGAATCGGTCGCGAACTCGTGCGAAGGGCAGTAGAGTACCTCAAATCCAAAGGCGCGACCGATATTACTGCGGGACCTTCCGGACAGCGATCCCCATATCTGGTGGGCCTGTATGGGGGCACTCGTCCTTCTGGTTTTCTACTGTCTGATCCACTGGCGGATCCCTTCTTCAAAAGCCTGGGTTATGAATCGATTGGTTCAACCCGCATCTATCAGCGAGATCTGCTCGGCCAGAAACCGCCCATCAAATTTCATCTGGTGACGATCCGCCGGAAAATGCAGTTGAACATTTCCGATGATTTCCAGGCACCCAACTGGTGGTGGCTCACCCGATTGGGACGACTTGAAACGCTGCATTTTGAACTTGCTTCCAAAACAGGTGAGCCGGCAGTCGCCTCTGCTACCATCGTCGGCCTGGATCTCTACATACCCAAATGGGAAGAACGCGTGATCGGACTGACCGATGTCTTCGTGAAGCAAGAGGAACGCGGCAAAGGGTATGGTCAGTCGTTACTGCTGGAGATCGCCCGCCGACTGCAGGATGAACTGATCACCAAGCTCGAACTGCACGTCGATGAGACTAATACAGTTGCCTGGAATGTTGCGGAAGCGGTTGGCTACTATCAGGTTGATACTGGTATTGTATATCAACTGGTTTCACGTTAG
- a CDS encoding sulfatase family protein, translating to MKNRLTAVIYLLLFGMLCTGVTRAESKAAAKKRPNILFCIADDASFPHMGAYGCSWVKTPGFDRVAREGLLFNNAYTPNAKCAPSRACILTGRNSWQLKEAGNHMAFFPPEFKTYVESLADAGYAVGKTAKGWAPGVAVDANGKRRNLAGPAFNQKKTKPPASGISPIDYAANFELFLKQSAKEKPWCFWYGGFEPHRRYEYGAGIKKAGKKLTDIDRVPAYWPDNETIRTDMLDYAYEIEHFDQHLVRMLNLLEQRGELDNTLVVLTADNGMPFPRVKGQEYERSNHLPLAIMWKQGIPTGNRVIEDYVSFIDFAPTFLEVAGLTTEDAGMQPITGRSLSDIFQSEKSGIVNPERDHVLIGKERHDIGRPHDQGYPIRGIVKQGMLYLKNDEPGRWPAGNPETGYLNCDGSPTKSVILQLRRDGKQADFWQWAFGRRPAEELYAISEDPECMQNLATLPAHQGVKNSLKKQLQDELTAQKDPRVLGNGSIFENYQYSDPRTRSFYERFMQGEKIKAGWVNETDFESQPLD from the coding sequence ATGAAGAACCGTTTGACCGCAGTAATATACCTGTTACTTTTCGGAATGCTCTGCACCGGTGTAACCAGAGCAGAGTCCAAAGCGGCAGCGAAAAAACGTCCGAATATTCTGTTCTGTATTGCCGACGATGCCTCGTTTCCTCATATGGGCGCATATGGCTGTTCCTGGGTCAAGACGCCCGGCTTCGATCGGGTGGCGCGAGAAGGACTGCTCTTCAACAACGCGTATACGCCGAATGCCAAGTGCGCGCCCTCACGGGCCTGTATTCTGACCGGCCGCAATTCCTGGCAGCTTAAGGAAGCCGGCAATCATATGGCGTTTTTCCCTCCGGAATTTAAAACCTACGTCGAATCACTGGCGGATGCCGGTTATGCAGTGGGGAAGACGGCGAAAGGCTGGGCTCCCGGTGTCGCCGTCGATGCGAACGGCAAACGCCGCAATCTGGCAGGACCCGCTTTTAATCAGAAAAAGACGAAGCCACCAGCCAGCGGGATCTCACCCATCGATTACGCCGCCAACTTTGAGCTGTTTCTCAAACAAAGTGCAAAAGAAAAGCCGTGGTGTTTCTGGTATGGCGGATTCGAACCGCATCGTAGATATGAGTACGGCGCGGGTATAAAGAAAGCTGGCAAGAAGCTTACCGACATCGATCGTGTTCCCGCTTACTGGCCTGATAACGAAACCATTCGCACGGATATGCTCGACTATGCCTATGAAATTGAACACTTCGACCAGCATCTGGTGCGCATGCTGAATCTGCTGGAACAACGTGGCGAACTGGATAATACGTTGGTGGTCTTGACCGCCGATAACGGGATGCCGTTCCCCCGAGTGAAGGGACAGGAGTATGAACGTTCCAACCATCTGCCGCTGGCCATCATGTGGAAGCAGGGGATTCCCACCGGTAACCGGGTGATCGAAGATTATGTCAGTTTCATCGATTTCGCGCCGACGTTTCTGGAAGTCGCGGGTTTGACCACTGAAGATGCGGGCATGCAGCCGATCACCGGACGTAGTCTGTCGGATATTTTCCAGTCAGAAAAATCGGGCATTGTTAATCCAGAGCGCGACCATGTTCTGATTGGTAAAGAACGTCACGATATCGGCAGACCTCATGATCAGGGATATCCGATTCGAGGCATCGTCAAGCAGGGGATGCTCTATCTCAAAAATGACGAACCCGGTCGCTGGCCGGCCGGCAATCCTGAAACCGGTTATCTGAACTGTGATGGCAGCCCGACCAAATCGGTCATCCTGCAGCTGCGTCGCGACGGAAAACAGGCAGACTTCTGGCAGTGGGCGTTCGGCAGACGACCAGCAGAAGAACTGTATGCCATCAGCGAGGACCCGGAATGCATGCAGAACCTGGCAACACTGCCCGCCCATCAGGGGGTGAAGAATTCACTGAAAAAACAGTTGCAGGACGAATTGACGGCACAAAAAGATCCGCGGGTACTGGGGAACGGTTCGATCTTCGAGAACTATCAGTACTCCGATCCACGTACACGCAGCTTTTATGAACGCTTTATGCAGGGTGAAAAAATCAAAGCAGGCTGGGTCAATGAAACCGACTTTGAGTCGCAGCCGCTTGACTGA
- a CDS encoding class I SAM-dependent methyltransferase produces MCNNCNLNIDAERTDEFGQKLLQIVNHSALSFMLSIGHRARLFDIMSEMEHATSEAIAEQSGMNERYIREWLGAMVTGGIMEYDPVLKTYFLPAEHAALLTRAAGSNNFATTMQWFSVLGSVEDQIVDCFSEGGGVPYSEFARFHEVMAEESYNSVVCGLFEHILPLVPGLEEKLNAGIEVLDIGCGSGLALIEMAATFPQSRFTGFDISEESIGRAQASAAKRGVTNVTFQVQDVSQMNLTNTFDLITAFDVIHDQAKPDQVLSQVNTALKPGGTFLMQDIAASSNVEQNIANPLGPMFYTISTMHCMTVSLAQGGAGLGTCWGKELACSMLEEAGFNNIDVQELPHDIMNYFYTMTKMS; encoded by the coding sequence ATGTGTAACAACTGTAATCTGAATATTGACGCGGAGCGGACAGACGAGTTCGGCCAGAAACTGCTGCAGATCGTCAATCACAGTGCGTTGTCATTCATGCTCTCAATCGGTCACCGGGCCCGGCTGTTTGACATCATGAGTGAGATGGAGCATGCCACCAGCGAGGCCATCGCAGAGCAGTCCGGCATGAATGAACGCTATATCCGCGAGTGGCTGGGGGCGATGGTCACAGGCGGAATTATGGAATACGACCCGGTTTTGAAGACTTATTTTCTGCCTGCTGAGCATGCCGCCCTGCTGACGCGGGCCGCTGGTTCGAATAACTTTGCCACGACAATGCAGTGGTTTTCCGTGCTCGGCTCCGTGGAAGATCAGATCGTAGACTGCTTCAGTGAAGGGGGCGGAGTCCCTTATTCCGAGTTCGCCCGCTTCCACGAAGTCATGGCCGAAGAGAGTTATAACTCGGTTGTGTGTGGCCTGTTCGAACATATTCTGCCACTGGTACCCGGACTCGAAGAGAAACTGAACGCAGGCATTGAAGTGCTGGATATCGGTTGTGGCAGTGGGCTGGCGCTGATTGAAATGGCCGCGACTTTTCCTCAAAGTCGCTTTACCGGTTTCGATATCTCAGAAGAATCGATCGGCCGGGCACAAGCCTCAGCCGCAAAACGGGGCGTGACCAACGTGACTTTCCAGGTGCAGGATGTTTCTCAGATGAATCTGACCAATACTTTTGATCTGATTACCGCCTTCGATGTGATTCACGATCAGGCTAAACCGGACCAGGTATTGAGCCAGGTCAATACGGCTCTGAAACCGGGGGGAACCTTTCTCATGCAGGATATCGCCGCCTCCAGTAATGTGGAGCAGAATATTGCAAATCCACTGGGGCCGATGTTCTATACGATCTCGACCATGCATTGCATGACCGTCTCTCTGGCCCAGGGAGGCGCGGGGCTGGGAACCTGCTGGGGCAAAGAACTGGCCTGTTCGATGCTGGAAGAGGCTGGCTTCAATAATATTGATGTTCAGGAGCTGCCTCACGATATTATGAATTATTTTTACACAATGACGAAAATGAGTTGA
- the nth gene encoding endonuclease III yields MAKNKSQIAAGSGYSDSLDDKKKHARKIARGLARLFPEPECALIHDSPFQLLVATILSAQCTDERVNATTPTLFKKYPTAEKLAASKQEDVEKIVYPLGFFRAKATNIRKMALAITEEHNGAIPRTLKELVALPGVGRKTANVVLGTAFGIPSGVVVDTHVKRICNIFGLTTSKNPEIIERDLMEVLPKKEWIDFSHRVILHGRATCVARRPRCTECSLLKICPRIGLKPLVE; encoded by the coding sequence ATGGCTAAAAATAAATCGCAAATCGCAGCCGGTTCCGGTTATAGCGACTCACTTGATGACAAAAAGAAACATGCCCGCAAAATCGCGAGGGGGCTGGCACGACTGTTCCCGGAACCCGAATGTGCGTTGATTCATGATTCGCCGTTTCAACTGCTTGTCGCAACCATTCTCTCAGCACAATGCACTGACGAACGCGTGAATGCGACTACGCCGACCCTGTTCAAAAAATATCCGACTGCGGAAAAACTCGCGGCCAGTAAACAGGAAGATGTTGAAAAGATTGTGTACCCGCTCGGGTTCTTCCGTGCCAAAGCAACGAACATCCGTAAGATGGCCCTGGCGATCACAGAAGAACACAACGGCGCGATTCCCCGCACACTCAAAGAACTGGTGGCGTTACCCGGTGTCGGCCGCAAAACTGCCAATGTGGTTCTGGGAACCGCATTTGGAATTCCGAGTGGCGTCGTTGTTGATACGCACGTCAAACGCATCTGCAATATCTTCGGGCTGACCACCAGTAAAAACCCGGAGATCATTGAACGCGACCTGATGGAAGTCCTGCCGAAAAAAGAATGGATCGACTTTTCCCATCGCGTCATCCTGCACGGTCGCGCCACCTGCGTGGCCCGCAGACCCCGCTGCACGGAATGCAGTCTGCTGAAGATCTGCCCGCGGATCGGGTTGAAGCCGCTGGTGGAGTGA
- the dcd gene encoding dCTP deaminase, producing MILTGKEIESRLGTDIVIEPYHKKYLNPNSYNLCLHNELMVYEEIVLDMARPNRLGKYVIPEEGMVLYPGQLYLGRTIERTETHNLVPLLEGRSSIGRLGISVHATAGVGDIGFCGYWTLEITVAQPVRVYAGVAICQIIYNTPIGEIVEYNSDKYQNNKGIQPSLLFKELDPAESRQMRLSFGEEVSQ from the coding sequence ATGATCCTGACCGGGAAAGAAATTGAATCACGCCTGGGAACAGATATTGTCATTGAACCCTACCATAAAAAATATCTGAACCCCAACAGCTATAACCTCTGCCTGCATAACGAGTTGATGGTCTACGAGGAAATCGTACTGGATATGGCCCGCCCGAATCGGCTGGGAAAATATGTCATCCCTGAAGAAGGCATGGTGCTCTACCCCGGTCAACTCTACCTGGGTCGAACCATCGAACGGACCGAAACGCACAATCTGGTGCCGCTGCTCGAGGGACGCTCTTCAATCGGACGGCTGGGAATTTCCGTACACGCTACTGCAGGCGTGGGCGATATCGGTTTTTGCGGTTACTGGACGCTGGAAATCACGGTAGCGCAGCCGGTACGCGTTTATGCGGGTGTTGCGATCTGCCAGATCATTTACAATACACCGATTGGGGAAATCGTCGAATATAACAGCGACAAGTATCAGAATAACAAAGGTATTCAACCCAGTCTGCTGTTCAAAGAACTGGATCCGGCAGAGTCTCGCCAGATGCGGCTCTCCTTCGGCGAAGAAGTATCCCAATAA
- a CDS encoding transketolase family protein, which yields MYLGELSGLKIGQATRDAFGDALKELGDKYPGIVTVDGDVGNSTRTEVFAHAYPERAFNVGIAESNMVSVAGGLASTGHIPVVASFAAFLLCNAYDQIRMSISFPHMNVKLVGTHAGISIGEDGPSQMGIEDVSLACSLPGMVVIVTADAVSTKAATAAMLEYDGPVYLRLGRPKVSEIYTEGDTFEIGKANTVREGDDVTIIANGLMVAGAIDAATKLAEEGVSVRVIDMHTVKPLDVEAIQKAAHETRAIVVAEEHLSHGGLGSAVAMAVSQANPVPMAYVNVGDCFAESGDPQGLLDKYGLTAAAIIEAVKKVK from the coding sequence ATGTATTTAGGCGAACTGAGTGGATTGAAAATTGGACAAGCCACCCGCGATGCGTTTGGTGATGCATTAAAAGAGCTGGGTGATAAATATCCGGGAATCGTGACGGTAGACGGTGACGTCGGGAACTCCACCCGAACAGAAGTCTTTGCCCACGCCTATCCGGAACGGGCCTTTAATGTCGGGATTGCAGAAAGCAACATGGTCAGTGTGGCCGGGGGCCTGGCTTCAACGGGACATATCCCGGTGGTCGCCAGCTTTGCCGCCTTTCTGCTGTGTAATGCTTACGACCAGATCAGAATGTCAATTTCGTTCCCGCATATGAACGTGAAACTGGTGGGAACCCACGCCGGTATTTCCATCGGCGAAGATGGTCCTTCACAGATGGGTATCGAAGATGTCTCGCTGGCCTGCAGTCTGCCGGGCATGGTGGTGATTGTCACCGCCGATGCTGTTTCCACTAAAGCGGCAACCGCTGCCATGCTGGAGTACGATGGACCTGTTTATCTGCGTCTGGGACGTCCTAAAGTATCCGAAATTTATACCGAGGGTGATACCTTCGAAATTGGTAAAGCAAATACGGTTCGTGAAGGTGACGATGTCACGATTATCGCGAATGGCCTGATGGTCGCTGGTGCGATCGATGCTGCTACCAAGCTGGCTGAAGAAGGAGTCAGTGTACGTGTTATCGACATGCATACTGTCAAACCACTGGATGTGGAAGCCATTCAGAAAGCAGCCCATGAAACCCGTGCGATTGTCGTTGCAGAAGAGCACCTCTCACACGGGGGACTCGGTTCTGCTGTTGCCATGGCGGTTTCGCAGGCCAATCCGGTTCCCATGGCTTACGTCAACGTGGGTGACTGTTTTGCAGAAAGTGGAGATCCCCAGGGGCTGCTGGACAAATACGGTCTGACCGCTGCCGCTATTATCGAAGCTGTTAAAAAAGTAAAATAA
- a CDS encoding LON peptidase substrate-binding domain-containing protein → MLTDNAVIEQQLKTVTGMVPVLKLEDCVLLPHAVIPLRLTDPADCQLIDDALNAHGFIAVDLKQTCPATGTELSPESKIRTVCVASVQAPYQLQSGARSILLQGLCRAQMVVLQNSTLPYQKALLDLKTDYYADQPVIHRDHRQLELLELYSRIYMDHASNPMYYHQLHCEVSLGTLCDTLAGTIRLEPALSQMLLNERDVDLRSDLLLSFLKNRHRERQQNPVACVLSTDFSCN, encoded by the coding sequence ATGCTAACAGACAACGCAGTAATCGAGCAGCAGTTAAAGACCGTCACCGGAATGGTTCCCGTCTTGAAGCTGGAAGATTGCGTACTCCTGCCGCATGCGGTGATTCCACTCCGCCTCACCGATCCCGCTGACTGCCAGTTGATCGATGATGCCCTGAATGCCCATGGATTCATCGCCGTCGATCTCAAGCAGACGTGTCCTGCTACGGGCACGGAACTTTCCCCCGAGTCCAAGATTCGCACCGTTTGCGTCGCTTCTGTTCAAGCACCCTACCAGTTGCAGTCGGGAGCCCGTTCGATTCTGCTGCAGGGTCTGTGTCGCGCACAGATGGTGGTGTTGCAGAATTCAACGCTGCCTTATCAGAAAGCGCTGCTCGATCTGAAAACAGATTATTATGCTGATCAGCCTGTCATTCACCGCGACCATCGTCAACTGGAACTGCTGGAACTTTATTCCCGCATCTATATGGATCACGCTTCCAATCCGATGTATTATCACCAGTTGCATTGTGAGGTCAGCCTGGGAACACTTTGTGATACGCTGGCCGGTACGATCAGGCTGGAGCCGGCGTTGAGCCAGATGCTCCTGAATGAAAGGGATGTCGACCTCCGCAGTGATCTCCTGTTGAGCTTCCTCAAAAACAGGCACCGCGAACGGCAGCAGAACCCTGTCGCCTGTGTACTTTCGACTGACTTCAGTTGTAACTGA